Proteins encoded together in one Gammaproteobacteria bacterium window:
- a CDS encoding amino acid adenylation domain-containing protein — protein MSIDSLNAPLPDGVLAIHPLAPEQVGLWYLQQLAPSCGAYHLLFSVDVTVGLDGWPSALPQLLDALLTDYPVLRTALPETPEGPQQWVHQHVTPDVQIVNASGWSDERLREQARTDSRVPFDLGCPPLWRVHLYQRTDSRWLAVVVVHHVLLDFWSLGLLLQEVAGRLGIAERSTQPLEGSGYGQYAHAQQIRQTDPALRDRDLKYWRDQLKGAPPVHSLPFDAPRPALQEYDGHTLPFVFDATVSESIRRVAREESATPFMVLLAAYSVLLRQFSGDDDLVIATPVAGRTERSQRMQLGQYVNTVALRVQLDDSISFSNLLQQVRDVVVGALRHQDFPFSSLVEELAPRRDPSYAPIAQLGFSWERLPLLAEFEHFFLADPPLLERHTAGLVLRPFAVPQQEGQLDLMLEMGGEREGAFVGVFKYQHRLLRPDTIAEMARYFIGLTEQLVAAPQCPLGQIRPDNPVELARWLAMGRGPRCDWQQGSVSTDIFECVTRAPNAPAVRDATRQLDYATLWRRAGQIAGVLRSAGVIPDAHVGLMLERGVDLVAGILGIWRAGAAYVPLDPSFPAERLAYIASDAQLSALITESDLQPLWPDGLSTICVDMALPDQAPHAPLVSKVAYVLYTSGSTGQPKGVRVGHGSVRNFLLGMQTLLQWDAHTRLLAVTTPAFDISVLELLLPLLAGGEVIVADNASLRDGAKLADRLASDTITAMQATPATWKMLIDAGWQGCKTLTALCGGDTLSPQLAQQLHARTTALWNLYGPTETTVWSTAVRLVPDAPIHVGRAIANTQLYVLDSQGYPVPPGVIGELWIGGDGLALDYWKKPELTAERFRVLDTLPQAGRVYRTGDRVRWTADGRLEHHGRLDFQVKLRGYRIELGEIESVLRQHHAVRDTVVVVREDRPSDPRLVAYLVAANEATVLDELRDALRAELPAYMLPSAFVFLEHLPQTPNCKIDRKALPAPEVSLPDSDYVAPRDELEIQLAGLFSDLLSVSRVGIEDNFFDLGGHSLLAVQLVAGIKRLFDVELSVAELIQHATVAALASRLRRGGDARPGMLLTLRARRDVQPLWLFHPIGGNVFCYLELCQHLASERPVLAIQSPGLINAGEAEVTIEAMAGRYLEVLREKQPQGPYLLGGWCFGGIIAFEVARRLRDSGEMVTGITLIDTRAPVPANVPSDADDATLLSWFARDLATPYGKSLRITADILRALPNESMLEYVLNEAKAIDVLPRDADIDQFSRYFEVYIANGIALQLYFPPAESLPVLLVRAVDEPEDYGPSLGWTELVLDTLQIVELPGDHNSIMYAPQAKAVAAMIDRHFPVKPVIGFAA, from the coding sequence GTGAGTATAGATTCGCTGAATGCGCCGTTGCCTGATGGAGTATTGGCGATTCATCCATTAGCGCCAGAGCAGGTGGGGCTATGGTATCTACAGCAACTGGCGCCAAGCTGCGGTGCTTATCATCTGCTGTTTAGTGTGGACGTTACCGTTGGGCTGGATGGGTGGCCGAGTGCATTGCCGCAGCTATTGGATGCATTGCTCACCGATTACCCCGTATTGCGTACCGCGCTGCCAGAGACACCGGAAGGACCACAGCAATGGGTCCACCAGCACGTCACGCCTGATGTTCAGATTGTGAATGCCTCTGGTTGGAGCGACGAGCGCCTGCGTGAGCAGGCGCGTACCGACAGCCGGGTACCGTTCGATCTTGGTTGCCCGCCGTTATGGCGTGTTCATCTGTACCAACGTACCGACTCACGCTGGTTGGCGGTGGTGGTTGTTCACCATGTCTTATTGGATTTTTGGTCGCTTGGTCTGTTGTTACAGGAGGTCGCGGGACGTTTGGGAATTGCGGAACGAAGCACGCAGCCATTGGAGGGAAGTGGTTATGGACAGTATGCGCACGCGCAGCAGATACGCCAGACCGATCCAGCACTTCGAGACCGCGACTTGAAATACTGGCGAGACCAGCTGAAGGGCGCGCCCCCTGTGCATTCACTGCCGTTTGACGCACCACGTCCCGCCCTGCAGGAATATGATGGGCATACGCTTCCGTTTGTATTTGACGCGACAGTCAGTGAGTCGATCCGTCGTGTCGCGCGCGAAGAGAGCGCCACGCCCTTCATGGTGCTATTGGCCGCCTATAGTGTTTTGTTGCGCCAGTTCTCGGGGGATGACGATTTAGTGATTGCGACGCCGGTCGCGGGCCGCACCGAGCGATCACAGCGAATGCAGCTTGGGCAATATGTGAATACGGTTGCCTTGCGCGTTCAGCTTGACGACAGCATCAGTTTTAGTAATTTATTACAGCAAGTGCGCGATGTCGTGGTGGGTGCACTGCGTCATCAGGATTTCCCATTCTCGTCGTTGGTGGAGGAATTGGCGCCACGCCGCGATCCCAGTTACGCGCCTATTGCACAGCTTGGTTTCTCCTGGGAACGTCTGCCACTGTTGGCTGAATTTGAGCATTTCTTTCTTGCTGATCCACCGCTACTGGAACGGCACACCGCAGGGCTTGTGCTTCGGCCATTTGCAGTACCGCAACAAGAAGGTCAGCTCGATCTGATGTTGGAAATGGGGGGCGAGCGCGAAGGTGCATTCGTGGGCGTATTTAAATACCAGCATCGGCTGTTACGTCCGGATACAATCGCCGAAATGGCCCGCTATTTCATCGGTTTGACAGAACAGCTCGTGGCTGCGCCGCAGTGTCCGTTGGGACAAATCCGTCCGGACAATCCAGTGGAGCTCGCGCGCTGGCTGGCAATGGGCCGTGGCCCTCGGTGCGACTGGCAGCAAGGCAGTGTGTCGACCGATATTTTTGAGTGCGTGACAAGGGCACCTAATGCTCCCGCGGTGCGAGATGCTACACGGCAGCTTGATTATGCAACACTATGGCGCCGGGCAGGGCAGATTGCCGGTGTACTGCGTAGCGCAGGTGTGATACCGGATGCCCATGTCGGTTTGATGTTGGAACGTGGGGTCGATTTGGTCGCGGGGATTTTGGGTATCTGGCGTGCTGGTGCGGCTTATGTGCCGCTTGATCCTTCATTCCCGGCGGAACGTTTGGCCTATATCGCGTCGGATGCGCAGTTGTCGGCGTTAATCACAGAGAGTGATCTGCAACCGCTCTGGCCAGATGGATTATCCACGATCTGTGTCGATATGGCACTGCCGGATCAAGCGCCTCATGCGCCGCTAGTGAGTAAAGTGGCCTATGTATTGTACACCTCGGGGTCGACTGGCCAACCCAAGGGCGTGCGCGTTGGGCACGGGTCCGTGCGCAACTTCCTCCTGGGCATGCAGACGTTATTGCAATGGGATGCACATACCCGCTTGTTAGCGGTCACGACGCCAGCGTTCGATATCTCAGTGCTGGAGCTATTGTTGCCATTACTAGCTGGTGGTGAAGTGATCGTGGCGGATAATGCCTCGCTGCGGGATGGTGCCAAGTTAGCTGATCGGCTTGCCAGCGACACCATTACTGCGATGCAGGCAACGCCGGCGACTTGGAAAATGTTGATCGATGCGGGATGGCAGGGCTGCAAGACGCTGACCGCGTTGTGTGGTGGTGATACGTTGTCCCCGCAACTTGCACAGCAATTACATGCGCGAACCACTGCGTTGTGGAATCTCTATGGGCCAACCGAGACCACAGTGTGGTCAACAGCCGTACGTCTAGTGCCCGATGCGCCAATTCATGTGGGCCGCGCGATTGCCAACACCCAGTTGTATGTGCTCGATTCCCAAGGTTATCCAGTACCGCCAGGCGTGATTGGCGAGTTGTGGATAGGCGGTGATGGACTTGCGCTCGATTATTGGAAAAAGCCTGAACTGACAGCAGAACGTTTTCGTGTTCTGGACACGTTACCGCAGGCAGGCCGCGTATACCGCACGGGTGACAGAGTGCGTTGGACTGCGGATGGTCGACTTGAGCATCATGGCCGGCTTGATTTTCAGGTTAAGCTTCGTGGTTACCGTATTGAGTTGGGTGAAATCGAAAGCGTATTGCGGCAGCATCACGCGGTCCGCGACACCGTTGTTGTCGTGCGCGAGGATCGGCCGAGCGATCCCCGTTTAGTCGCTTACTTGGTTGCAGCGAACGAAGCCACTGTGCTGGATGAATTGCGTGATGCGTTACGTGCAGAGTTGCCAGCGTATATGCTGCCATCAGCCTTCGTCTTTCTTGAGCATTTGCCGCAGACGCCGAATTGCAAAATTGATCGCAAGGCGTTGCCTGCGCCGGAAGTGTCATTGCCGGACAGCGATTATGTTGCCCCTCGTGACGAGCTGGAAATTCAGCTGGCTGGGCTGTTCAGTGATCTGCTCAGTGTGTCTCGCGTCGGCATTGAGGACAACTTCTTTGATTTAGGCGGCCACTCGCTCTTGGCTGTGCAGTTGGTGGCCGGCATTAAGCGCCTGTTCGACGTTGAATTGTCAGTGGCTGAGCTCATCCAGCATGCAACCGTCGCGGCGTTGGCTAGCCGTTTACGCCGGGGTGGCGATGCCCGTCCGGGCATGTTGCTCACCCTGCGTGCGCGGCGTGATGTTCAGCCGTTATGGCTGTTTCACCCCATCGGCGGTAATGTGTTCTGTTATCTTGAGCTATGCCAACACCTTGCCAGCGAACGGCCGGTACTGGCAATCCAATCGCCAGGGTTGATCAATGCGGGAGAGGCCGAGGTGACCATTGAGGCAATGGCAGGCCGCTATCTTGAAGTGTTGCGCGAAAAACAGCCGCAAGGTCCCTATCTCCTGGGCGGCTGGTGTTTCGGGGGTATCATTGCGTTTGAGGTGGCACGACGCTTACGCGATTCAGGAGAAATGGTTACCGGCATTACGCTGATCGACACGCGTGCCCCCGTTCCTGCCAATGTTCCCAGCGACGCCGACGATGCAACGTTGTTGTCGTGGTTTGCACGTGACTTGGCCACGCCATATGGTAAGTCTTTACGTATCACGGCAGACATTCTACGTGCGTTGCCGAACGAATCGATGCTCGAATATGTATTGAACGAAGCCAAGGCGATTGATGTCTTGCCCCGTGACGCTGATATTGATCAGTTCTCCCGTTATTTTGAGGTCTATATCGCCAATGGTATTGCATTGCAGTTATATTTTCCGCCTGCGGAGTCGTTGCCTGTGTTACTGGTGCGCGCGGTTGATGAACCGGAAGACTATGGTCCGTCATTAGGTTGGACCGAGCTTGTGCTGGACACATTGCAGATAGTTGAGTTGCCTGGTGATCACAATTCAATCATGTATGCGCCGCAAGCGAAAGCGGTTGCGGCTATGATTGATCGCCATTTTCCTGTTAAACCTGTCATAGGATTTGCTGCATGA
- a CDS encoding 4'-phosphopantetheinyl transferase superfamily protein, which yields MDCENATVSLYAWRLETHLSDDLALLSNEETHRYRNFKQPLAAMRYAAARAGLRLRLGEHLNDNPAALQIRHTPLGKPFLSHFTHCHFSLSHCGDNAVLAVADVPVGVDLEALPKRDWQGLAQHVLSDEELDHLRTQPMANQSRCLIEYWTAKESVMKACGLGLQLPVKLIQISSDFRQVILPPDVAKQVGDQWQITLKNHGTDKVLSVCVLSEAHRGFVNVNTHGAK from the coding sequence ATGGATTGTGAAAACGCAACAGTTTCTTTGTATGCATGGCGCCTGGAGACACACCTGTCCGATGATTTGGCGCTGTTGAGCAACGAGGAAACCCACCGCTATAGAAACTTCAAACAACCACTCGCCGCTATGCGATACGCCGCCGCGCGGGCAGGGTTACGCCTCCGCTTGGGGGAACATCTGAACGATAACCCCGCAGCACTACAGATTCGCCATACCCCTTTGGGGAAACCATTTCTAAGCCACTTTACCCATTGCCATTTCAGCCTTAGCCATTGCGGTGATAACGCTGTCCTGGCAGTGGCGGATGTCCCGGTGGGCGTGGATCTGGAAGCGCTGCCTAAGCGGGATTGGCAGGGATTGGCACAGCATGTCCTGAGTGATGAAGAACTGGATCATTTACGTACACAACCAATGGCAAACCAGTCGCGCTGCCTGATCGAATATTGGACAGCCAAAGAGTCAGTCATGAAAGCGTGTGGCCTTGGCTTGCAGCTGCCAGTCAAACTGATTCAAATTAGCTCGGATTTTCGTCAAGTAATCCTTCCGCCTGACGTGGCAAAACAGGTAGGCGATCAATGGCAGATCACGTTAAAAAACCATGGCACAGATAAAGTGTTGTCTGTATGTGTGTTGAGTGAAGCTCATCGAGGATTCGTTAATGTGAACACTCACGGTGCCAAATAA